The sequence cgtcgataaagcctattctcgtacaagacataccggggggcttggcgcttgattcggcgagcctccatcTCGTCATGAGGCAAGGTCCCGTCTTggaggtagcagacgagcccatcgatccagcttggctcggagtcgatgcacatggtgggctcgggttcctccgtgctggggatctgaagatactcgagcgttgttcccttgggaagctcgctcatgcgggaggttgccaatttggacagctggtctgccctgaggttttccgctctgggaatgtactgaatattgaaagaattcaggacagacgtaagttcccgcaccttttggagatacttttgcatggatggctctttagcttcaaagtctccttggatctggttcactaccagctgggagtcgctgaaggccgtcaggtcttccactttcagttctttcgccagcttgagcccggcgatgagagcctcatactcggcctcgttattcgaggccgggaattcgaggcgcagggcttgctcggccaccactccgtctggactggtgaggatgagtctggctccgctaccccccgaggttgaagacccgtccgagtgcaggacccatggctgcctcggggcttcctccgcggatacgggtggcaactcggggtcgtccggcagggtACATTCCATGATaaagtcggcgagtatttgggccttgatagccggcctgggccgatattcgaggtcgaattctccgagctcgaccgcccatttggcgatcctccccgcacgatccgacctttgcaatatttgcttcataggctggtcggtcaatatagctattgtgtgggcttggaagtaaggcctgagtctccgagccgagatgatgagggcgaagatggtcttctcaagtttagaatatcgggtctcagcatccctgagaacccggctggtgtaatagaccggcttttggagcttgtcctcttcccggacgaggactgagctcactgcggccggggagacggccaggtatagataaagaacctcgcccttctggggcttggtgagcagcgggagagaggccagaaggctccggagctcttcaaaggcttgctggcattcttctgaccaccgaaagtctttcggccgtttgaggcttttgaagaaagggaggcagcgctcggctgaccgagagacgaaccttcccaaggcggcaactcgccctgcgagccgctgcacctccttaactgtcttcggaggcgacatctcttgcagtgcccgaattttctccgggttggcttcaattccgcgctgggtcactatgaaacccaggaacttgcccgtgGTGACCCCGAACGCACACTTCGCcaggttgagcttcatttggtatctcctgagcttggtgaatgtctcgttgagatcggctatatggtgttccgccgctcggctttttaccagcatgtcgtccacgtagacttccatatttcggccgatctgatctttgaaaatttggctgaccagcctctgataggtggctccagcattcttcaggccgaagggcatcaccttgtagcagtaggtgcccttgtcggtgatgaaggccgtcttttcctcgtcttccggcgccattcggatttgattataccctgaaaaggcgtccataaaagttagcagttggtgtcctgaggtggagtcgacgagctggtcgatgctcgggagggggaagctgtctttcggacaggccttgttcaggtcggtgtagtccacgcacatacgccatttcccattggccttctttacgaggactacgttggcgagccagtccgggtaggagacctcccggatgaagccggctccgaggagtttgtccacctcctcagcCGCAGCCCGTTGTCGTTCTGGGGCggagccccttttcttctgcttcacaGGTCTGCTAGTTGGCTTCACCTGGAGCcgatggaccatgacctcagggtcaattcctggcacatccgcgggcgaccaggcgaagacgtcagcgttgtcccacaggaagctgacgaggtggTCCCTCTCGCAGgcgccaaggccggagccgacctgcacagttagctcaggaaaattttctcgtagtggaacttgaacaagaagctcaccgggctctacttgcttcttccaaggggtgtccctcgcatcgagggtttctatgggtaaTGAGGGGTCCGTCGGCTGAATCGTTGCTCCGGTTGGTCGCTTTACtccgtgggccgccatgtagcattgcttggcaacCAGCTGGTCTCCACGGACCTCGCCTattccttggccggtggggaaccgcatgagcagatggCGGGTTGAAACTACGGCTCGAAGGGTGTTTAGCCccgggcgcccaaggatggcgttgtagaccgagggcagacggaccaccaggaagtccgtcctcacagtgctctcccggggagcGAGGCCAAccgtgacaaggaagctagcctcacattcaactgggactgaatccccagtgaacccaaccagtggggcattaattctccggagatgtccttctggcaaccccattttttggtaggcatgataatacaaaacgttggctgaacttccattgtcaactaggacacgctttacatcaaacctatttataatcatagagatgaccacagcgtcatcatgaggggtctcgaccccttctaagtcctcgtccgagaacgagatgacttcaacagtgcgtgggcgcttcggaGGTGCTCTctgggcggccgttcctgccgaggccctcccaatcatgttgatggtgccggcaatgggcctgttgCCGTCCAGATTCTCGGACGGTATGgtattctccgccggcctcctttcctcatgtcggttcctcacgaaccggttgagtactccccgacggatgagtgcttctatctcgtcccggagctggaagcagtcctccgtgtcgtgcccacggtcccgatggaagcgacagtacttcctgggattacggggaactcccgtgtctcgcataggaggcgggggtcggaagaagtcccgaccctcgatttccatcaggatctcggcccgaggagcattgacaggcgtgtagttctcgtacctccccgtgtacgtccgaggccgtggtggagacctcggtCGAGGGggggtcctctgctgaggtcgtccCTGCTGccggggcgggctcctcagccgggggagattcttctctcgaCGGGGAGATCGACTTCTTTGTCGGCCGCgttcctcgcggcgtttcttctgcttctttgaggcgggctcaattgctccccgcctggaggcgacgacctcctcggccttggcgtacttccgggctcgggccagcatctcggtgaagtcggccggaaagctcttctcgatggagaagaggaatcggtaggagcgaaccccagtcttcaaagccgacatggctattgactggtctagctcgcgaacttcccaggtggcggcggtaaagcggtccaggtactccttAAGGGATTTCCCCTCCTTCTGTTTGATGTCCAAGAGGGAATCTGACGTCCGTCgttggcgtcggctggcagcaaaattagtggcgaactgcctgctgagttgctcaaaagaggatacCGTGTTCGACTTCAGcccagagaaccaaagccgagcggtccctcggagggttgctgggaaggccttgcaaagcatggcttccgaggacccttgtagggccatgagggcccgatagctctccaagtggtcgagagggtcggtgattccgctatAGGGCTctacctgaggcattttgaacctcgcgggaaccggctcgtcctcgatctggcgggagaagggggacttggtagtgaactcaaagtctccctcttgcctcgccttcttgctgtggagcgccgcaatctggagctccagatgctcaacttttcggtcgagctcccccgcCCGCGGAATTGTCGCCGTGATCTGCGCCGGTTCGCGGTGGTCTggggctgactcagcctcagaaggctggggtcttctgttgaaatcttcccccggtagctccctctggggggaagtccgctcttcgttgttggctctggaggagccatgcaaattctggcctgggagaaccgggccgttgggaggaaattccggcaggacctgggcctgcgggggaagcgtTGGTAAAGCCTCCTCGCGCCGTaagccttggacggcggcggccagggcctggacttgctgtaccagggcattgaactgttccggctggacctgaggaactgggtcagccggagttggagaattctggacggagcgtccaggactttgcgggggacgccgggagatgttggaggctcccttgcttctcaacttcatgatcgctactcggtcccttcctctagcgccaactgttgctgaaaattggacccgggggcgatcgtcCGTCGAGGAGGGGGAGCTGTCGGCGGACGCGAGGGAGTAGCGatgcgtcggcgggcggcgtcctctgtcggggtgcctgcagaaaagccggtggccgggtcttccggcgccggccctccgatgcttaagtcagagggggcaaaataGTGTTCAAAGAAAATGGGAGCAGTAgtgctttcttctttctctctctctgtccccccccccccccccccccccccccccccccgcccttGAGAAGcacggttcccttttataggggggtttacctgcgatgtgacCGGACAAGGCCGTCGTACAGCTCGGCACGTTGCTTGATCTGATGCACGGACAAGTAGATAATTATACTGATGTCGGAGGTAAGGCCGTCGTACGACCTGAGCCGTCAcgcgatcgggtgaatcattgcgttgatgtcggcggtgaggctgGGATCAGACTTATCATGGCGGACAGGACTCTGccgagctgatttgccgtggagagctgaggatccgtagatgaaaggagccacgcgcattaattgttgcgtaggccggagattcacattaattgttgcgtaggccggagattcacattaattgttgcgtgAACTGGGGATTTGCCGGGATCATGtgtaataaatgctggggcagtggcaggatatggcccttggccggacctcggagaggTACGGCCGCGGCAGGTGGTTGACAAAGACAAGCCTTTGAGGTCGGAAGTCCTCTAGGTCGGATGATCCGGGATCGGACGTTCTGGGGTCGGGCGCCGACCTCAGTCGTCCGGGGTCGTCGACTACATAGTCTTCCGGTGGAAGGGTTATTGTATTACTGGGGGAAAACCGTATTCCCCCAACAATTTTGTTTGAGAATACGAATATTAGCCATAAGTAGAAATTCAAATATAGATGCAGATAAAATactaaaaatatgaatataaaaataaatataatttagataattaaactttacaACTATAAAATCAAAGATATTTTTAAGTAGACAATAAATTAAGTTAATAGCATGtagttatatatttttcttaaaaatttatgattactgtataaaattaaataggttattaaaaaaattggctattcggatatggatatggcagttgttcaatttttttttttttggatatggatggtgtttaaatttttatctatatttaaatagatttacataTGAAAATGAATTTATACGAATATCATTTTGTCCACTTTCACCCTTAACAAATGAACTATGTTTGCTGCAACAAATAAAAGATAGACGGCTAGAATTGTTATCTAGGACTTTTTAAATCTAATATTTTGTTATATCTTTTGCTTGAACTCATATTATCGCCAATAATATGCAAAGTGGTTTCACAAGCTTTATGCATTCGAGTCAggctaaatattaaaaaatcatgctattcaTAAAATTAAACTTATATTTCAACATACTATTTACAATAAAAACAAATGTTGATCAACGTAAGAGGGTTAATGCTGTATACTTCACAATTACCTTCTTTTAACAAAGTACTCAGTTGTAATTAGGGAAAACTGGAATTTTCACAGAACCAAAGGTGTTATCCAACAGAACATTTCCCTGGTACTCATCAATTTCTTAGAGTCATTTGAACTGTTTTCGTCTTTAGCATTAGTTTTTTCCTGGTCGAAGGCAGATGGCATGCAATAGCCCATCCATTTACCAGCTGGTTGTTTCTTAGAAAGTACCATTTGCTGCGTGAGAACCACCCTTCGAACCACTTCAGATGAACCCTGTCCTGTTTATGACTAACTAGGACTCTCATTCTTTTGGCCTCTGTGGAATTTGTTCCCAAACTTGTGCAGGCCTCTCCGAATTGTGCGGAGACCGTGAACATCATTCCTGTATGATTTTTCGGCGTTGTTGGTATCACTGCACTCAGAAGCTAATGATCTTGGGCTGTCGTTGCCAGCACTGTCCTCTCCAGGGAGTCGGGTTTCTGATTTAGCTGCACAACTCCCAGGGTGATGTATCCACATTCCTGTCTCCTGTTGCCCTTCAATGTTAATGGGTTCAAACTCATCCACTATTTTTCTACCTACTTCAGAAGATGTACAAGTGTGTTGAGCCATTGAGTTTGATTCTGGAGAATCAGTTTCTGCCGTCTTCGATAAGCCTTCATCACTGGACTTCTCCTTCCCCTGCAAGGATTTCTGTCAAAATAAGGTCTAGCTCCTTAATATTTCTAAGCATGTGTTGTTTCATCAAGAGCACTGCATTGGCTATACCTTTTTAGAATCGATATCAAGCACGGTAATTGCCAAGTGCAACCTCCCTGTATTGATGTTCCATAAGGTCAGCCACTTGTCATGTCTTTGCCCACCCCTGAGATCAGCAATGTCTATTGAACAATCCCTGCAGACCATAAAAATCTTAATGCATAAAGATGAACCTACTGTCGGCAATCAGAAATGACATGGTCATGATGTGTCAAGATGCGAGAGACCCTGAAATGCATCGAAACACAAACTTAAAAATATGAAGGCTGCAGGTTTAGTATCAAACTAAGCATATGAACGTGACCGTTAGGCTATAAAGTACCAGTACAATCAATAATGGATGATGCGAGTATACCAAGCCAGAAATGACTCAGAAAGTAGAAGTTGTCTCCCATATTCTTGTTACTGTATTCAACTGTCATTTCACAAATCATCCATGTATAAGATGATCCACAACCCTtgatctttttctttgaaaCACACTTTTCTGATTATCAGGttaaattgaaagaggaaaggaTCTAAAGAAAGAGTGACACAGTGTATATACCAGAATCTACAAGAGCATGATATCGCATTAAAATTCTATATAGAGCATCTGAAGCAGAGGTGAGGAACAAGGAACAGACCCGAGCATGTCATCAAAGACAAAATCCTTATCACGAATTTCAAGAACTAGGATGTTAGGTGTTTCCCAAGAAGTGATGGGAATCTTAAACTCTTCGAGCCAttttggagctagagtcttcttttgaatctttgtcTGGAATCTGTAAGGGCCAAATTGACCTTTGACATAAGGATCCGCAAGCCCTGCAAGATAGCTTTAACTCAAATTCATGGGAATTCACTTAACTGGAATATAATTTGAAAAAAGAGCAACCATCTGTTTCAGAGGCCAGCAAACATACCGAGACCTACCATTTAAATCTGATGGTTTAACTTCAGTTGCCTCTATAATCTCCACTTTAGCTAATGCAATTGGATGTCTTTCGTCAACAGTAAACCAACTCTCTGAAAATTCATAGCATAAGTTTCAGAACAGTTGTCAAAATTCTCAGCAATTTTCAgatatcaaaaacatatatgatgatacaaaaagaaaaatttaaaagttcCAAAGTGGTGGTCCGTTTTATGTCTCCTGCAGATTGCAGAAGCTCTAACAGTTTCTTCCCTATATCATGTATTAGGTATCTCACCGTTGCATTCTTCCACATTTGGTGTCTAGCACTCTCAACATTCAGAAATTGGCCTTTGCAGAAAATGTTATAAAAGAGGGATCACTCAAGATTCCTTTCACCACAGAACAGTATAAACAATTTGATCTTCATGCGAAAAATGCAAAATGATTGGATGAGCTCAAACAAATGCTCTTAGTGGTCTACTttgataatcatctagcatcCTAAAAGTTATATCACACAACTGCTGAGTAGATCTGCAATTGCTTTCAAGGCTTGTATTGCCCAAACAAAACAACTGCAACATTATATTAGCATATTACTCTAAAGGTATCTGGGTACTAATGGTTCTTGAGTTGTATCACATGCTGCAGCCCTTATGGGACCTGCAACATCCACGAGTGGGGTATTAAGGGTGACAATGTCAAGTAGGTCATTTAACATTTTAGGATAGGGATGAAGAATCCTAGAATTGTCGTTCAACAATTACAATACGTGGAATGATTGAACAAATTAACAATTATTTACCTGTTGGCATTGAAGCAAATTTTTCCACATCAACAACCAGCATATTAGGCTGAAATGAGAAAGCTTTTGTTAGGGTCAGGCTGTCAATCAAGCAATGATTTATAGTACTAAATCCAACAAAATGTTCAACATGCTAATTCAGATTGCAAAATTTAATCtcttaataaattaaatttattcTTATCTTAGGTTTTTCTAGTAAATTCTAAGATATGATGAACCCCTCAGCAAAGTTATGCAAAGTGTagagaacaagcacaatatcatAATACCAACTAAAAGAACTAACCTCAACCAATGTCTGTTCAAATGCATCTGCCAAAATCTTATCCTGCAGAAATACAAAAAAAGAACATTTAAAACTGAATGGATTCCGGAGTCAGCAAGAATAGATCATATTAAAGATGTTAAGAGAAAAATTTTACAAGCCATCCTGCAATTCCTGGAAGTTCAGTAACATCGATCCCATGATTAAAGATTGGTTTTACTGTCATCTGAAAGTATGGTGGCTCAAGAAAACACACTCTCACACGCCCAAGAAAGGGCCACTGTCTAAGGAACTTCATTCCCACCAGAACCTACAGAATTTtttccccccaaaaaaaaaagaagttagtATTGCAATGTCTCGAGATATTGTAAACTTCAAGAATTTTTTCTTGAACGTTTATAAAAGGTAAAAATATAAGTAGAAAAGCTTTACAGCCTCTTCttacaattttcttttctttttggtttttgaAAGGAACGATATGAATACCTTCTTGATCAAAAGTTGAAATGGTGAAAGAAGaacaaatcaaaaaacaaaagtaGGACTCAAAATGCTAGAAATCAGATTTTCCAATTGAATTTCTTATGCACATAACTTAGCTTCCTGTTTGTTGATCTTTACTAAGTTAAATCAACAGCATTATTAATTTGTATGACACAAAGGTACATAAATATGACTAACCAAATAAAGATAAGCTGTAATATGCCAATAGTCTATCAACTAGGTGAATGTTTCTTGTAACCTACTAATTACGAATGTCCGAGTTCAGATTTGTGCTTCGCCTACTAATTATGTGGAGAATAAAAAATCTACTATATGCTCATATGATTATTACATTTGCAGTTTTCAAAGAGACAACATAGATACTGTATTCAAGGAGAAAAACTAGGTACTATCATGTCCTACACTTTCTGATTTCTCATTTTCATAAGTGAATTTTCTTGCATccttttttctcaaaaatatcGTGGGATTGCCAGCACCCTGAGTCAAATTCAGGACCTCTCCAACGAGGAGAGGGTTGCTAACCAGCTGAGATAAGTCTGATAGGCCCCTGTATACTATTACTCATCATCATGAATTGGCATATACCACCACATAATTCAGCAGCAACATTTAACAAACTTCCACTAAAACAGGAAAATGCCTGAATATTTTCTCACCTTTCCTTCAACATGCATTCCCGTCACATGCATCTTCACCCGCATTCCAAAACCTAATCTTTTCCTTAATTGAACTGCAAGTATTGCACTCATATCATCAGCCGATAGAAAGTTCATGCCCAGCTCTAGAACCTGCGACAACTCATCAATCTCCATCAGCAAGTGAAAAATAGAACCAAAATGTCAACCATATATGATATAAATGTCATTTTATAGACAAATTACATACCAAATGGTCATCATCAGTTGATTCACGAATAACCCGCATTCCTGTAAACACTGGTGGACTCCTGCCCAAATAAAGGTGCTGAACAACTGCCTTGCGCTGCGCATGCAACAAAACACTATCTTTTATCTAAATGGACTATAAATGCATAATAAGAATGATAGTGAAAACTATTTGCGCACTCAGCAAAGTCAGGGGAGAGGACAATGATTCAGATGAAGATAAATTGCTGTCAAAAACTAAAGTGGATACAAATAAAAGGATGATGCCATACAACAGTCCAAGGCTTGTACTTCTCCAAGAACCATGGTATGATGGGCAAGAGAAATTCCTGTGATGCAATTTGTTCCATGCATATAGGCCAAACCTTTTCAACCACATGATTTAGCCATCGTACTGATTCTGAATCAGAAAAAAGCTGTAGATAAAAGAAATATATAAGCTAAATCTGTAGAACATGGACATTTATCGAGAACCAATAAGACCTGTGGATGCACATGCAGAGGAGATTAGTGAATACTAAGAATGAAAAATAACACGATAAGTAGTtgattagaaatcaaaactagtACAGAAAATAAATACCCTTAGTTGGTTGGCAGATTTTCTTCCCTCAAACTCTAGTCTCCTCCGTAGTCTAAGTAGATAGCATTCATTAACCTATGAACCAAAGTATAAAAGGGTTATACGGACAGAGAAACACGAGAAGGCCAACGAAATTGCCAGAAATCCAAACAAGCCATCAACACTATTATATCCCACCTAATTAACAAGTAACAAATTGGAAGGATATCAAGCAAAAATGTTCACCTCAATTTGAGACATCAGCTTGTATCAGCATCAGCCGCTCACTGAGACAACACTGTAAAATCTCACCCCTTACTCTCTCagcttttataaactgatatgTCCCAAGATATTGGCAGGTACAACATCAATACATTGGCCAAGATTTGTCAAAgtgttttaataattttaattattaaaGTAAAAATCCTTAAAACAGAAGATAAGCATCGGCTTAGATCCTAGAGCACCTTGGTTCTTTCCAAATTTTCTCAGCCTCGTCTCAATATTGGCCAACTGGGTGAGATATCAAGTTTGAAAGCTTTTAAAGAAGATGTAGCACTGACTGTTTAGGAACCTTATAGCAAATAGAACAAACACCCAAAACACACAAAGGGTAGCCAAATGCATGAGGCTCCCGCTATTGTGGGGTCTGGAAAAGGTCAGGTGTATGCAATATTATCCCAGAGCAGCTATTTTCATATTTCGAACTCATGACCTTCACAGCAGCAACCTTACTGTTGTGCCAAGGCTCACCCTTTCAACATCcaaaacacacacaaaaaaaagagaagtgaAACATGCATTTATTTCTCCTGCTGCATGTATTTAAGTCCTCTACATGGTATGCATAATAAACAATAtagttcaaaattcaaatttatttgTCGCTTTAGAAAAGACTTCACTTACACACAAGGACAAAGTAGCAGTATGTTAGGTCTCCAACTAATGGCTTGGATTGGATAATAACAATGTTCTGCTGTCAGGCATTGAAAATTTGAACTTAGGCCttataagtgttattttgtttAATAGTAGCAGATGACTAACAAAATATGGAGATCGAGATGTCCTGAGCATTGAAGGATGAGGCAATCTTTGGCTTGTAGCATTTAGTAGAGAAGGTCTACAGCATTATCGACGATTCAAATTAACATTGGACTAGTGGAGATTTTGTTGCTCAAGTCACCAATTCACATCCTAatgtttcttcctcctctttcagCCAAACATTTTACACAGCTTTCATCTTTGAGAAAGTGCATTTCTATGTCATTTTCCGACTGTTTCTGATAAACAATATACTACTTTCTGAACATGGCATAGGTATCATCTAGAGCTAAGTAAATATACTCTCTGTAATATGTATCATTGGCCTGCGCCCAAAACTCTACTACCTGATTCTCTTACCACTGTAAAATAAACAGAAGTTAACAAGACTCGAAAGCATAAGCAAAGCAGAGGAAGTAGCCATACCTTGTAAAGATAAAACAAAGCTACGAAGAAAACAACCGGATTAGCCCAACCCAAAGACGACAAGATCCAAAGCACCAACAACACCAGCGCAATGTGATGTACGATCGAAGCTTCAAGTATATCCATTCCAACCACTAAACTCCCACAAAATTCCGACTATTTCAAGAACTCCACTTCCGAGGCCAGGAGCAATTTAGGGTCGCAAAACCCTGGGATTTAAAAGATTTGAGTTCGATTGCCCCGGGAGCCTAGAGAGAGGTTATGAAATCTTCGAAGGAGGGATGGAAGAATGTCAAAGGATGAAGAATTGGAGATGAGCGCGGCGCAGCCGCGGAGGAAACGCGGAGATGGGGGAGGATATGGAACTAATCGGCAGTTGGTCAGAAGGAATGGACTGTTTAAATTGACCAAACCGGCCCTCGATTGCACGCTAGGTTGGGTGGAATGGTCTCGGCGCGAGTGGGCCGCCGAGGACTTGGAAATCCTCAGGACGCGGACTCGTCGACATTTTAGATTTGGTCACATATGTGAGATTGCTTCTGACGATGGGTAGATCACAACCATGATACAGGGAATAAATTGTCCAAGCGATTTCTAAGGCTATATTTGCGGGCCAATTGACTTTGACTTAATTGGCGTCCGTCTGCATGGGACTTATAGGTTTCACCCAGGGATGGCAGTCCTTAACTATTTCAATTTATTGTAGATTAAGTTAGAttatctatttaaaaaaaatagctgGATGCGGATCTgaattttgacctatttaataaacaagtcaGGCTTAAgataatattcttttttttt is a genomic window of Phoenix dactylifera cultivar Barhee BC4 chromosome 4, palm_55x_up_171113_PBpolish2nd_filt_p, whole genome shotgun sequence containing:
- the LOC103722678 gene encoding C2 domain-containing protein At1g53590-like isoform X1, with the translated sequence MDILEASIVHHIALVLLVLWILSSLGWANPVVFFVALFYLYKVNECYLLRLRRRLEFEGRKSANQLRLFSDSESVRWLNHVVEKVWPICMEQIASQEFLLPIIPWFLEKYKPWTVRKAVVQHLYLGRSPPVFTGMRVIRESTDDDHLVLELGMNFLSADDMSAILAVQLRKRLGFGMRVKMHVTGMHVEGKVLVGMKFLRQWPFLGRVRVCFLEPPYFQMTVKPIFNHGIDVTELPGIAGWLDKILADAFEQTLVEPNMLVVDVEKFASMPTESWFTVDERHPIALAKVEIIEATEVKPSDLNGLADPYVKGQFGPYRFQTKIQKKTLAPKWLEEFKIPITSWETPNILVLEIRDKDFVFDDMLGDCSIDIADLRGGQRHDKWLTLWNINTGRLHLAITVLDIDSKKKSLQGKEKSSDEGLSKTAETDSPESNSMAQHTCTSSEVGRKIVDEFEPINIEGQQETGMWIHHPGSCAAKSETRLPGEDSAGNDSPRSLASECSDTNNAEKSYRNDVHGLRTIRRGLHKFGNKFHRGQKNESPS
- the LOC103722678 gene encoding C2 domain-containing protein At1g53590-like isoform X2, with protein sequence MDILEASIVHHIALVLLVLWILSSLGWANPVVFFVALFYLYKVNECYLLRLRRRLEFEGRKSANQLRLFSDSESVRWLNHVVEKVWPICMEQIASQEFLLPIIPWFLEKYKPWTVRKAVVQHLYLGRSPPVFTGMRVIRESTDDDHLVLELGMNFLSADDMSAILAVQLRKRLGFGMRVKMHVTGMHVEGKVLVGMKFLRQWPFLGRVRVCFLEPPYFQMTVKPIFNHGIDVTELPGIAGWLDKILADAFEQTLVEPNMLVVDVEKFASMPTESWFTVDERHPIALAKVEIIEATEVKPSDLNGLADPYVKGQFGPYRFQTKIQKKTLAPKWLEEFKIPITSWETPNILVLEIRDKDFVFDDMLGDCSIDIADLRGGQRHDKWLTLWNINTGRLHLAITVLDIDSKKGKEKSSDEGLSKTAETDSPESNSMAQHTCTSSEVGRKIVDEFEPINIEGQQETGMWIHHPGSCAAKSETRLPGEDSAGNDSPRSLASECSDTNNAEKSYRNDVHGLRTIRRGLHKFGNKFHRGQKNESPS
- the LOC103722678 gene encoding C2 domain-containing protein At1g53590-like isoform X3, which produces MSQIEVNECYLLRLRRRLEFEGRKSANQLRLFSDSESVRWLNHVVEKVWPICMEQIASQEFLLPIIPWFLEKYKPWTVRKAVVQHLYLGRSPPVFTGMRVIRESTDDDHLVLELGMNFLSADDMSAILAVQLRKRLGFGMRVKMHVTGMHVEGKVLVGMKFLRQWPFLGRVRVCFLEPPYFQMTVKPIFNHGIDVTELPGIAGWLDKILADAFEQTLVEPNMLVVDVEKFASMPTESWFTVDERHPIALAKVEIIEATEVKPSDLNGLADPYVKGQFGPYRFQTKIQKKTLAPKWLEEFKIPITSWETPNILVLEIRDKDFVFDDMLGDCSIDIADLRGGQRHDKWLTLWNINTGRLHLAITVLDIDSKKKSLQGKEKSSDEGLSKTAETDSPESNSMAQHTCTSSEVGRKIVDEFEPINIEGQQETGMWIHHPGSCAAKSETRLPGEDSAGNDSPRSLASECSDTNNAEKSYRNDVHGLRTIRRGLHKFGNKFHRGQKNESPS